The Amblyomma americanum isolate KBUSLIRL-KWMA chromosome 3, ASM5285725v1, whole genome shotgun sequence genome window below encodes:
- the LOC144122869 gene encoding uncharacterized protein LOC144122869, with the protein MEDGFDILDIGVCGISGGAGADRTVGGNIRGKEIRFKVDTGSQENIVPVTLYRPLKNTASLQKSTAVLKAYNGSAIKHVRVDREILVLNGVAHVVTFFVVKKGRQAILGLQTCQQFGLGPEAVDSVEWNETAPEKAFPDLFQGTGCVGRQYRMVLRADAVPVVHPARRVPLALRDPLRQELERMEKAAIIKKVDEPTEWVSPW; encoded by the coding sequence ATGGAGGACGGGTTCGATATTTTAGATATCGGAgtgtgcggaatcagcggcgGGGCCGGTGCAGACAGGACGGTCGGCGGAAACATACGCGGCAAAGAAATTAGATTCAAAGTTGACACAGGCTCACAAGAAAACATAGTTCCTGTAACTCTTTACCGTCCTTTGAAAAACACCGCGAGCCTCcagaaaagcactgcagtgctgaaggcgtACAACGGCAGTGCTATCAAGCATGTCAGAGTGGATAGAGAGATCCTTGTTCTCAACGGTGTGGCACACGTTGTGACCTTCTTCGTGGTCAAGAAGGGTCGGCAGGCCATACTAGGGCTGCAGACATGTCAGCAGTTTGGGCTAGGGCCGGAAGCTGTGGATTCGGTGGAATGGAATGAGACAGCACCGGAGAAAGCCTTTCCAGACTTGTTCCAGGGTACGGGGTGTGTTGGACGGCAGTACCGGATGGTCCTGCGGGCGGATGCTGTCCCAGTAGTGCATCCAGCACGAAGAGTACCTTTGGCCCTCCGGGACCCTCTTCGACAAGaactggagcgcatggaaaaggctGCCATTATCAAAAAGGTGGATGAGCCCACAGAATGGGTAAGCCCTTGGTGA